One window of the Agrobacterium larrymoorei genome contains the following:
- a CDS encoding LLM class flavin-dependent oxidoreductase, translating into MAAEFISVSFPNASNDLNPIPDAPVDPQFLERYARALDDYGFNYTLIPYSSSSFDPFTIGATVLAHTKNIKIIVALRPNTVYPTVAAKSLATLDQLSGGRVVVHFIAGGSDEEQAREGDFLNKEERYERQEEYIRILRLAWTSKEPFDFDGKYYQFKQFRSAVRPTNGVIPISLGGSSDAAYRIGGSLCDIFGLWGEPLKETKEQIDRIYAEAAKAGRTDRPRIWVTFRPIVAETDDLAWEKAHRVLDQLNANRQKGLSRSPLNAATPANIGSQRLLDIAKRGDVHDRALWYPTVTATNASGATTALVGSPRTIADSILDYIDLGCDLISIRGYDNYNDAVDYGRYILPLVRDGIREREDAKRKAAA; encoded by the coding sequence ATGGCTGCGGAATTCATCAGCGTCAGTTTTCCCAACGCGTCCAATGATTTGAACCCTATTCCCGATGCGCCGGTCGATCCACAGTTTTTGGAACGTTATGCGCGTGCACTGGACGACTACGGATTCAACTACACACTCATCCCCTACTCCTCGTCGTCATTCGATCCCTTCACGATCGGAGCCACAGTGCTGGCCCATACCAAGAACATCAAGATCATCGTCGCGCTCAGGCCAAACACCGTCTACCCGACAGTTGCGGCCAAATCGCTTGCGACGCTCGACCAGCTGAGTGGGGGACGCGTCGTCGTTCACTTCATTGCCGGCGGCAGCGATGAAGAACAGGCGCGTGAGGGCGACTTTCTTAATAAGGAAGAGCGTTATGAGCGCCAGGAAGAGTATATCCGCATTCTTCGGCTGGCATGGACGTCGAAAGAACCCTTCGACTTCGATGGCAAATATTACCAGTTCAAGCAGTTCCGCAGCGCTGTTCGTCCAACCAATGGCGTGATCCCGATCTCGCTTGGCGGCTCGTCCGATGCGGCCTACCGCATTGGTGGTTCGCTCTGCGATATCTTCGGCCTGTGGGGTGAGCCGCTGAAAGAAACCAAGGAACAGATCGACCGTATCTATGCCGAAGCGGCAAAGGCGGGAAGAACGGATCGCCCGCGCATCTGGGTCACCTTCCGCCCCATCGTGGCAGAGACCGATGACCTTGCCTGGGAGAAGGCGCATCGCGTACTCGACCAGTTGAACGCCAACCGCCAGAAGGGTCTCTCCCGCAGTCCTCTCAATGCGGCGACGCCCGCCAATATCGGTTCCCAACGGCTTCTCGATATCGCCAAGCGCGGCGATGTGCATGACCGGGCGCTCTGGTACCCCACCGTGACCGCGACCAATGCAAGCGGCGCGACGACGGCGCTTGTTGGATCGCCCCGCACCATCGCAGACTCCATCCTCGATTACATCGATCTCGGCTGCGATCTGATCTCGATCCGCGGCTATGACAATTATAACGACGCTGTCGATTACGGCCGATACATCCTGCCGCTGGTGCGCGACGGCATCCGCGAGCGCGAGGACGCCAAGCGCAAGGCGGCCGCCTGA
- a CDS encoding acyl-CoA dehydrogenase family protein, producing the protein MSYDPITLDYAVREVAEAAPESDRTGTFPWAGIHAVHRAGLLESTVATRYGGQGGTLSTAAHILAALGRGDPSVALITAMTLFNHLAQAKRGHWPEGLYKELLSKARQKPLLLNAARVEPELGSPARGGLPATVARKTANGWSISGRKRFVTGAHGLTHFLVWAHTDEPQPRVGTFVVPNGLPGITIIENWKSLGMRATGSHDVEYSNVEIPAENVLDLVDPSVAEQDNRGHAAMTLALTAIYLGAAEAAQDAFIRFAHERVPTNLGRSIAKTERFITLSGEIDLLVSGARQIIFGALDGDLSDAERLIRARLLAGRQIREAVQIAVRGIGNPGLNEDLGLERHFRDVQSVLVHAPQEDTSVAILGKAAFDRWNKGESVRTYPPSLAIVKTA; encoded by the coding sequence ATGTCTTACGATCCCATCACACTCGATTACGCCGTTCGTGAGGTGGCTGAGGCCGCACCGGAATCGGATCGCACCGGCACATTCCCCTGGGCCGGCATACACGCGGTTCATCGGGCGGGGCTTCTCGAAAGCACCGTCGCGACGCGCTATGGCGGTCAGGGCGGGACGCTCAGCACGGCGGCGCATATTCTCGCGGCATTGGGGCGCGGCGATCCATCCGTCGCACTCATCACCGCCATGACCCTGTTCAATCATCTGGCCCAGGCGAAGAGAGGACATTGGCCGGAGGGGCTTTATAAGGAGCTCTTGTCGAAGGCCAGGCAAAAGCCACTCTTGCTGAACGCCGCTCGCGTTGAGCCCGAACTCGGCTCGCCTGCACGCGGCGGCCTTCCGGCCACGGTTGCGAGGAAAACGGCGAATGGCTGGTCGATCTCCGGCCGCAAGCGTTTCGTCACCGGCGCGCATGGTCTCACACATTTTCTCGTCTGGGCTCATACGGATGAGCCGCAGCCGCGTGTCGGAACCTTCGTCGTTCCAAACGGCCTGCCCGGTATCACCATTATCGAGAACTGGAAAAGCCTTGGAATGCGGGCAACCGGCTCGCACGACGTCGAGTACAGCAATGTCGAGATTCCGGCGGAAAACGTGCTTGATCTCGTCGATCCTTCGGTCGCCGAACAGGATAATCGAGGCCATGCCGCCATGACGCTTGCGCTGACAGCGATCTATCTCGGCGCGGCAGAAGCCGCTCAGGACGCCTTCATTCGTTTCGCCCACGAGCGTGTTCCAACCAATCTTGGCCGTTCCATTGCCAAGACGGAGCGCTTCATCACGCTTTCCGGTGAAATCGACCTTCTGGTATCCGGCGCGCGACAGATCATTTTCGGAGCGCTCGATGGCGATCTGAGCGACGCCGAGCGCCTGATCCGCGCGCGGCTTCTTGCCGGACGCCAGATCAGGGAAGCGGTTCAGATCGCCGTTCGCGGCATCGGCAATCCAGGCCTCAACGAAGATCTGGGTCTCGAACGCCACTTCCGCGACGTTCAATCCGTCCTCGTCCACGCCCCCCAGGAGGATACTTCCGTTGCGATCCTTGGCAAGGCTGCCTTTGACCGTTGGAACAAGGGCGAAAGCGTGCGGACATACCCGCCCAGTCTTGCCATCGTAAAAACGGCGTGA
- the msuE gene encoding FMN reductase — MSNNLIVGFSGNTTRPSSTRRFVESVTEALAQRAGLDHVVFDIEDLGPSLLSARSVADLDPQARKRVQTIIEADALVIGSPTYKGSYTGLFKHVIDLLDPADLRGKPILLTATGGGDRHSLMVEHQLRPLFAFFEAFVTPTAIYASSRDFAEGVPSPNVSARVDQAVNEANLLVQRRSIATAVAAE; from the coding sequence ATGAGCAATAATCTCATCGTCGGCTTTTCCGGCAACACGACACGCCCCTCCAGCACGCGACGCTTCGTCGAAAGCGTCACTGAGGCTCTGGCACAGCGCGCTGGTCTCGACCACGTCGTTTTCGATATCGAGGACCTAGGCCCCTCATTGCTTTCGGCTCGCTCGGTCGCCGATCTCGACCCGCAGGCGCGCAAGCGCGTACAGACAATCATTGAAGCCGATGCACTCGTCATTGGCTCCCCGACCTACAAGGGCAGCTATACAGGGCTTTTCAAGCATGTCATCGACCTGCTCGACCCTGCGGATTTACGCGGCAAACCGATCCTGTTGACCGCGACAGGCGGAGGGGACCGTCACTCGCTGATGGTGGAGCACCAATTGCGACCCCTTTTCGCCTTCTTCGAGGCCTTCGTGACCCCAACGGCCATCTATGCTTCAAGCCGGGATTTCGCAGAAGGTGTCCCGTCCCCCAACGTCAGCGCACGCGTGGATCAGGCCGTCAACGAGGCCAATCTGCTTGTTCAACGCCGCTCGATAGCAACTGCGGTGG